Proteins encoded by one window of Candidatus Obscuribacter sp.:
- a CDS encoding histone deacetylase encodes MILVCAAKAITGPEPITREELLEIHSSKYLNSLSDGIVLSRILEMSILAKIPAQLTDWRILRPMRLACGGTLAACNAAIEHGLAINIGGGYHHAESDRGGGFCVYCDGPIAIKRLKQSGKIKTALIVDTDAHQGNGFANVARTIPGLYVLDFFDQSIYPKPKVKEDWSVPLPAKTDGSVYLAKLKSYLPEAIAKFKPDFIFYNAGSDVLATDPLATLLLRVEDMCERDLFVVSMARSNNIPIAMVLAGGYGSESALAHTKSIEAILRKFDQ; translated from the coding sequence ATGATATTGGTCTGCGCAGCAAAAGCGATTACAGGCCCCGAGCCAATCACTCGCGAGGAATTGCTAGAGATACATAGCTCAAAGTATCTGAATAGTCTGTCTGATGGAATTGTGCTCAGTCGCATCCTAGAAATGAGTATCCTCGCAAAAATCCCAGCACAGCTCACAGACTGGCGCATTTTGCGTCCGATGAGATTGGCTTGTGGCGGGACTCTAGCTGCATGCAATGCGGCAATCGAACATGGTCTAGCAATAAACATAGGAGGTGGGTATCACCACGCCGAGAGCGATAGAGGCGGAGGCTTTTGCGTATATTGCGATGGCCCAATTGCCATCAAAAGACTCAAACAATCTGGCAAAATCAAAACAGCACTTATTGTCGACACTGATGCACACCAGGGTAACGGCTTTGCCAACGTAGCAAGGACGATTCCCGGTCTCTATGTGCTTGATTTTTTTGATCAGTCAATCTATCCAAAACCAAAAGTCAAAGAGGACTGGTCTGTGCCTTTGCCAGCCAAAACTGATGGCAGTGTTTACCTGGCAAAACTCAAATCTTACCTGCCAGAGGCAATTGCAAAATTCAAACCTGATTTTATCTTTTACAATGCCGGCTCCGACGTGCTGGCGACAGATCCGCTTGCCACCTTGCTACTGCGCGTAGAGGATATGTGCGAGCGCGATCTCTTTGTAGTGTCCATGGCGCGCAGCAATAACATCCCCATCGCCATGGTACTAGCAGGTGGCTATGGTAGTGAGTCAGCATTAGCGCACACAAAATCAATCGAAGCAATCTTGCGTAAATTTGACCAATAG
- a CDS encoding DUF1963 domain-containing protein, with translation MNSLDQLLQKYSRPAYQALLSTEPVDATSPQLAITSKFGGMPYFEQGESWPVCAKCQKQETFICQLDLRDCAGASLPQGYGLLSFFYCFNCFPWDAPQPGWTVRNHQYASPEKAIVLAAPVLSEPGFFKKLMGRRTESIRCCLINFELFDCYPQLDELDELGDALERKMLAGDDFGDNYYKLIDQLTGKSDNFGTIIGGYSQWVQSFPPDLKCKICGNWMRQLVQIGSHRDVNVMFGDAGCIYVSICDKHPLDVSMMLQCF, from the coding sequence ATGAATTCTCTAGATCAACTTCTGCAAAAGTATTCTCGTCCGGCTTACCAGGCGCTGTTATCTACCGAGCCGGTAGATGCTACATCCCCTCAACTGGCTATTACATCAAAGTTTGGTGGGATGCCCTACTTTGAACAAGGGGAGAGTTGGCCAGTTTGTGCAAAATGCCAAAAACAAGAGACCTTTATCTGTCAGTTGGATTTGCGCGATTGCGCGGGAGCCAGTCTGCCGCAGGGCTATGGACTGCTCAGCTTTTTTTATTGCTTTAATTGTTTTCCCTGGGACGCCCCACAACCTGGCTGGACGGTGCGCAATCATCAGTACGCAAGCCCAGAAAAAGCGATTGTGCTAGCCGCACCGGTTTTAAGTGAGCCCGGCTTTTTTAAAAAGCTGATGGGACGGCGTACTGAGAGTATAAGATGCTGCCTCATTAATTTTGAGTTGTTTGATTGCTATCCTCAGCTGGATGAGCTCGATGAGTTAGGAGATGCTCTGGAGCGAAAAATGCTTGCAGGGGACGATTTTGGCGACAACTATTACAAACTAATCGATCAGCTCACTGGTAAGTCCGACAACTTTGGCACCATTATCGGCGGCTACTCTCAGTGGGTTCAAAGTTTTCCGCCTGACCTAAAGTGCAAGATATGTGGCAACTGGATGCGTCAGCTTGTGCAAATCGGTTCTCACCGGGACGTAAACGTCATGTTTGGTGATGCCGGGTGCATCTACGTATCAATCTGCGATAAGCATCCTCTGGATGTGAGCATGATGTTGCAGTGCTTTTGA
- a CDS encoding ABC transporter permease encodes MNAKNEQTGLGKSGLLLYPLPLLLFVLIWHLLTDTSPERQFIFASPALVWAAFTKLVISGDLLKHTWVTISEAVLGFILGTTSGAFIGLFFWYFKTLAKVARPYVTALGTIPIFALAPMIIVWFGIGMWSKVMLAFLSTVAVAIVQSYQGATSIEPRFMRFMHVAGASRWQIFKLVVVPSSLIWVINAMRLNIGLALLGAFIGEFISAEEGLGYMIVKASGLYDMATVIVGIIALIVIALVLTAAIDLLERRLLRWRYR; translated from the coding sequence ATGAATGCCAAAAATGAGCAAACCGGTCTAGGCAAATCAGGTCTGCTACTCTATCCCTTGCCGCTCTTGCTCTTTGTATTGATCTGGCATTTGCTTACCGATACTAGCCCCGAGCGTCAATTTATATTTGCCAGTCCAGCTCTTGTATGGGCAGCTTTTACCAAGCTAGTCATTAGCGGGGACTTGCTAAAACACACCTGGGTGACTATCAGCGAAGCAGTGCTAGGCTTTATCCTCGGCACTACCAGCGGTGCATTTATTGGCTTGTTCTTTTGGTATTTCAAAACACTCGCTAAAGTAGCGCGCCCTTATGTAACGGCGCTGGGCACTATCCCTATATTTGCTCTAGCTCCAATGATCATAGTCTGGTTTGGCATAGGCATGTGGTCAAAGGTGATGCTGGCCTTCCTCTCCACTGTAGCTGTGGCTATTGTGCAGAGTTATCAGGGCGCCACATCGATAGAGCCTCGTTTTATGCGCTTTATGCATGTCGCTGGAGCCAGTCGCTGGCAGATTTTTAAGCTAGTCGTAGTGCCATCTTCATTGATCTGGGTCATTAACGCCATGCGACTAAATATCGGACTGGCACTGCTTGGCGCCTTTATTGGCGAGTTTATCTCCGCCGAAGAAGGTCTCGGCTATATGATCGTCAAAGCATCCGGTCTCTACGACATGGCTACAGTTATCGTCGGCATCATTGCACTAATAGTCATTGCGTTAGTATTGACCGCGGCAATCGACCTGCTCGAGCGACGACTCTTGCGCTGGCGTTATCGATAG
- a CDS encoding ABC transporter ATP-binding protein, translated as MVATAANETVLSVQNLSYSYALKSTGKSKNDSDRGEEASASATGSSDDASHWTIRKLDLQVQQGEIVCILGASGCGKSTLLNLIAGLLQPDSGKIDVRGDNAGSGRIGYIFQQDALLPWRTVQDNMLIATDLRPAMSKEQAKDIVKQYLRTFSLSELVLNKYPSELSGGMRQRVSIIQSLMFDPELLLLDEPFSALDFFTKLKLECEFYQLIKDKNKAAVMVTHDIEESIAMADRVLLMDKAGCISKEFAIDLEQTKRSPETARGTAKFAEYYRLIWSDLKAVIEP; from the coding sequence ATGGTAGCAACAGCAGCCAATGAGACAGTGCTATCAGTACAAAATCTCAGCTATAGCTATGCTCTTAAAAGCACTGGCAAAAGCAAAAATGACAGCGACAGAGGTGAGGAGGCTAGCGCCTCCGCCACAGGCAGTAGCGATGATGCCAGCCACTGGACCATACGTAAGCTCGATTTGCAGGTGCAACAAGGCGAGATTGTCTGCATCCTGGGTGCTAGCGGCTGCGGCAAAAGCACTTTGCTTAACTTGATTGCTGGACTACTTCAACCAGACTCTGGAAAAATTGATGTTAGAGGTGACAACGCTGGCTCGGGGCGCATCGGTTATATATTTCAACAGGACGCACTTTTGCCCTGGCGCACGGTGCAAGACAATATGCTCATAGCTACAGACTTAAGGCCTGCTATGTCAAAAGAGCAAGCCAAAGATATTGTCAAACAATATCTGCGCACGTTTAGCTTGAGTGAGCTTGTGCTCAACAAGTATCCGTCCGAGCTATCGGGAGGTATGCGGCAGCGAGTCAGCATCATCCAATCACTTATGTTTGATCCTGAGCTTCTCTTGCTTGATGAGCCGTTTTCGGCGTTGGACTTTTTTACAAAACTCAAGCTCGAATGTGAGTTTTATCAACTTATAAAGGATAAAAACAAAGCGGCTGTAATGGTCACTCACGACATCGAAGAATCGATAGCCATGGCTGACAGGGTGCTATTAATGGACAAAGCAGGCTGTATCAGCAAAGAATTTGCAATTGATCTAGAGCAGACAAAGCGCTCCCCAGAAACCGCCAGAGGGACAGCAAAGTTTGCCGAATACTATCGCCTGATCTGGTCGGATCTCAAAGCGGTGATAGAACCATGA
- a CDS encoding ABC transporter substrate-binding protein, whose translation MKRVFISLAITLSSGLSAAHAEPPKPLQPLKPVASIKPLAPVGQLKPIKIAQFGHVFLYMPLYVALDAGFFKEQGLDVKLVSTGGDEKTFTAVSAGNAQFGVSDPTFAAIAREHGQGGKVVAAIVKGTPFWVITYKKEIKPITAPAGFSGYRVATYTAPSTSYAVMKNILQNGNKPVSAKIVQGAFGSLNAIVRSNNADMAMEIEPMVSIATNQGAHIVYSPASDNGDFAFTGLTVSDDYCAKHPGEIQAAVNALSKAMKYIRDNKKGTLAIAKKEFPEVSEKVITDALERLIQSGTTPSSPVLNKSAWEHAIKLRKDLGDLKSAGSYEQNVDMRFAQSAKIQ comes from the coding sequence ATGAAACGGGTCTTTATATCGCTGGCGATTACACTAAGCTCAGGTCTATCTGCGGCTCATGCCGAGCCACCCAAACCGCTTCAGCCGCTCAAACCCGTAGCCTCAATTAAGCCCCTTGCGCCGGTGGGGCAACTCAAGCCAATAAAAATTGCTCAATTTGGCCACGTTTTTCTCTATATGCCACTGTATGTGGCGCTGGATGCAGGCTTTTTTAAAGAGCAAGGTCTCGACGTCAAACTAGTCAGCACTGGTGGCGACGAAAAAACTTTTACCGCTGTATCGGCTGGTAATGCCCAGTTTGGCGTATCAGATCCGACTTTTGCAGCTATCGCAAGAGAGCATGGGCAGGGTGGCAAAGTCGTCGCAGCCATCGTCAAAGGCACGCCTTTTTGGGTCATCACTTACAAAAAAGAAATCAAACCGATAACAGCCCCTGCTGGCTTTTCTGGCTATCGCGTTGCCACCTATACTGCACCTTCGACCAGCTATGCAGTAATGAAAAATATTCTGCAAAATGGCAACAAACCAGTCTCTGCCAAAATAGTCCAGGGTGCATTTGGTTCACTAAATGCTATTGTGCGCTCCAACAATGCTGATATGGCAATGGAAATAGAACCAATGGTATCAATCGCCACCAATCAAGGCGCACACATAGTTTATTCGCCAGCCAGTGATAACGGAGACTTTGCCTTTACCGGTCTGACTGTATCCGATGACTATTGCGCCAAGCATCCTGGCGAAATCCAGGCAGCTGTAAATGCACTCAGTAAGGCGATGAAATACATTCGCGACAACAAGAAAGGCACTCTAGCTATTGCCAAAAAAGAGTTTCCAGAAGTATCGGAAAAGGTCATCACTGACGCTCTGGAACGCTTGATCCAGTCTGGCACAACACCAAGCAGCCCTGTACTAAACAAAAGCGCCTGGGAGCACGCTATCAAGCTACGCAAAGACCTGGGCGACCTTAAGAGCGCAGGGTCTTATGAACAAAATGTTGATATGCGCTTTGCCCAGAGTGCCAAGATCCAGTAA